The Xiphophorus couchianus chromosome 5, X_couchianus-1.0, whole genome shotgun sequence genome includes a region encoding these proteins:
- the glra3 gene encoding glycine receptor subunit alpha-3 isoform X1, which produces MRRREAAGRALLGWKLLLLVSVSRCKELDGAARTRQAPMSPSDFLDKLMGRTSGYDARIRPNFKGPPVNVSCNIFINSFGSIAETTMDYRVNIFLRQQWNDPRLAYAEYPDDSLDLDPSMLDSIWKPDLFFANEKGAHFHEVTTDNKLLRIFKNGNVLYSIRLTLTLSCPMDLKNFPMDVQTCIMQLESFGYTMNDLIFEWQENGPVQVAEGLTLPQFILKDESDLRYCTKHYNTGKFTCIEVRFHLERQMGYYLIQMYIPSLLIVILSWVSFWINMDAAPARVALGITTVLTMTTQSSGSRTSLPKVSYVKAIDIWMAVCLLFVFSALLEYAAVNFVSRQHKELLRFRRQHKSKTKEVEVQESRPASAAAVTSTPSSTKDTKVNANNTVGAVSISQNAPGGGRSTEEMRKLFIDRAKKIDTVSRAGFPLAFLFFNIFYWVLYKILRHEDVHKP; this is translated from the exons CGTGAGCCGCTGTAAGGAGCTGGACGGTGCCGCCAGGACGCGCCAGGCTCCCATGTCTCCCTCCGACTTCCTGGACAAACTGATGGGCAGAACGTCGGGATACGACGCTCGGATCCGACCGAACTTTAAAG GTCCTCCGGTCAACGTCTCCTGCAACATCTTCATCAACAGCTTCGGCTCCATCGCTGAGACCACCATG GACTACCGGGTGAACATCTTCCTGCGGCAGCAGTGGAACGACCCGCGGCTGGCTTACGCCGAGTATCCTGACGACTCTCTGGACCTGGACCCGTCCATGCTGGACTCCATCTGGAAACCGGACCTGTTCTTTGCCAATGAGAAGGGAGCGCACTTCCACGAGGTCACCACCGACAACAAGCTGCTGCGCATCTTCAAGAACGGCAACGTGCTCTACTCCATACG ACTGACGCTGACGCTGTCGTGTCCCATGGACCTGAAGAACTTCCCCATGGACGTCCAGACCTGCATCATGCAGCTGGAGAGCT TCGGCTACACCATGAACGACCTGATCTTCGAGTGGCAGGAAAACGGGCCGGTCCAGGTGGCAGAGGGCCTTACGCTGCCGCAGTTCATCCTGAAGGACGAGTCGGACCTGAGATACTGCACCAAGCACTACAACAccg GTAAGTTCACCTGCATCGAGGTCCGGTTCCACCTGGAGCGGCAGATGGGTTACTACCTGATCCAGATGTACATCCCGTCCCTTCTCATTGTCATCCTGTCCTGGGTCTCCTTCTGGATCAACATGGACGCCGCGCCGGCCCGTGTGGCGCTCGGCATCACCACCGTGCTCACCATGACGACGCAGAGCTCCGGCTCCAGAACCTCGCTGCCCAAG GTGTCCTATGTAAAGGCCATTGACATCTGGATGGCCGTGTGTCTCCTCTTCGTCTTCTCTGCGCTGCTGGAATACGCCGCCGTAAACTTCGTGTCGAGGCAACACAAGGAGCTGCTGCGCTTCCGGCGCCAACACAAGAGCAAGACCAAG GAAGTGGAGGTCCAGGAGAGCCGGCCGGCGTCCGCGGCTGCGGTGACCTCCACTCCCAGCAGCACCAAGGACACCAAAGTCAATGCCAACAACACCGTGGGAGCTGTCAGcatctcccagaatgcaccTGGAGGAGGAAGGAGCACGGAGGAGATGAGGAAGCTGTTCATCGACCGGGCCAAGAAGATCGACACGGTGTCGAGAGCCGGATTCCCTCTGGCCTTCCTCTTCTTCAACATCTTCTACTGGGTCCTCTACAAGATCCTGAGACACGAAGACGTCCACAAGCCCTGA
- the glra3 gene encoding glycine receptor subunit alpha-3 isoform X2: protein MSPSDFLDKLMGRTSGYDARIRPNFKGPPVNVSCNIFINSFGSIAETTMDYRVNIFLRQQWNDPRLAYAEYPDDSLDLDPSMLDSIWKPDLFFANEKGAHFHEVTTDNKLLRIFKNGNVLYSIRLTLTLSCPMDLKNFPMDVQTCIMQLESFGYTMNDLIFEWQENGPVQVAEGLTLPQFILKDESDLRYCTKHYNTGKFTCIEVRFHLERQMGYYLIQMYIPSLLIVILSWVSFWINMDAAPARVALGITTVLTMTTQSSGSRTSLPKVSYVKAIDIWMAVCLLFVFSALLEYAAVNFVSRQHKELLRFRRQHKSKTKEVEVQESRPASAAAVTSTPSSTKDTKVNANNTVGAVSISQNAPGGGRSTEEMRKLFIDRAKKIDTVSRAGFPLAFLFFNIFYWVLYKILRHEDVHKP, encoded by the exons ATGTCTCCCTCCGACTTCCTGGACAAACTGATGGGCAGAACGTCGGGATACGACGCTCGGATCCGACCGAACTTTAAAG GTCCTCCGGTCAACGTCTCCTGCAACATCTTCATCAACAGCTTCGGCTCCATCGCTGAGACCACCATG GACTACCGGGTGAACATCTTCCTGCGGCAGCAGTGGAACGACCCGCGGCTGGCTTACGCCGAGTATCCTGACGACTCTCTGGACCTGGACCCGTCCATGCTGGACTCCATCTGGAAACCGGACCTGTTCTTTGCCAATGAGAAGGGAGCGCACTTCCACGAGGTCACCACCGACAACAAGCTGCTGCGCATCTTCAAGAACGGCAACGTGCTCTACTCCATACG ACTGACGCTGACGCTGTCGTGTCCCATGGACCTGAAGAACTTCCCCATGGACGTCCAGACCTGCATCATGCAGCTGGAGAGCT TCGGCTACACCATGAACGACCTGATCTTCGAGTGGCAGGAAAACGGGCCGGTCCAGGTGGCAGAGGGCCTTACGCTGCCGCAGTTCATCCTGAAGGACGAGTCGGACCTGAGATACTGCACCAAGCACTACAACAccg GTAAGTTCACCTGCATCGAGGTCCGGTTCCACCTGGAGCGGCAGATGGGTTACTACCTGATCCAGATGTACATCCCGTCCCTTCTCATTGTCATCCTGTCCTGGGTCTCCTTCTGGATCAACATGGACGCCGCGCCGGCCCGTGTGGCGCTCGGCATCACCACCGTGCTCACCATGACGACGCAGAGCTCCGGCTCCAGAACCTCGCTGCCCAAG GTGTCCTATGTAAAGGCCATTGACATCTGGATGGCCGTGTGTCTCCTCTTCGTCTTCTCTGCGCTGCTGGAATACGCCGCCGTAAACTTCGTGTCGAGGCAACACAAGGAGCTGCTGCGCTTCCGGCGCCAACACAAGAGCAAGACCAAG GAAGTGGAGGTCCAGGAGAGCCGGCCGGCGTCCGCGGCTGCGGTGACCTCCACTCCCAGCAGCACCAAGGACACCAAAGTCAATGCCAACAACACCGTGGGAGCTGTCAGcatctcccagaatgcaccTGGAGGAGGAAGGAGCACGGAGGAGATGAGGAAGCTGTTCATCGACCGGGCCAAGAAGATCGACACGGTGTCGAGAGCCGGATTCCCTCTGGCCTTCCTCTTCTTCAACATCTTCTACTGGGTCCTCTACAAGATCCTGAGACACGAAGACGTCCACAAGCCCTGA
- the glra3 gene encoding glycine receptor subunit alpha-3 isoform X3 — protein sequence MLDEQSSRSAAVMPVSSSGPPVNVSCNIFINSFGSIAETTMDYRVNIFLRQQWNDPRLAYAEYPDDSLDLDPSMLDSIWKPDLFFANEKGAHFHEVTTDNKLLRIFKNGNVLYSIRLTLTLSCPMDLKNFPMDVQTCIMQLESFGYTMNDLIFEWQENGPVQVAEGLTLPQFILKDESDLRYCTKHYNTGKFTCIEVRFHLERQMGYYLIQMYIPSLLIVILSWVSFWINMDAAPARVALGITTVLTMTTQSSGSRTSLPKVSYVKAIDIWMAVCLLFVFSALLEYAAVNFVSRQHKELLRFRRQHKSKTKEVEVQESRPASAAAVTSTPSSTKDTKVNANNTVGAVSISQNAPGGGRSTEEMRKLFIDRAKKIDTVSRAGFPLAFLFFNIFYWVLYKILRHEDVHKP from the exons ATGTTGGATGAGCAAAGCTCCAGATCTGCTGCTGTAATGCCGGTTTCCTCCTCAGGTCCTCCGGTCAACGTCTCCTGCAACATCTTCATCAACAGCTTCGGCTCCATCGCTGAGACCACCATG GACTACCGGGTGAACATCTTCCTGCGGCAGCAGTGGAACGACCCGCGGCTGGCTTACGCCGAGTATCCTGACGACTCTCTGGACCTGGACCCGTCCATGCTGGACTCCATCTGGAAACCGGACCTGTTCTTTGCCAATGAGAAGGGAGCGCACTTCCACGAGGTCACCACCGACAACAAGCTGCTGCGCATCTTCAAGAACGGCAACGTGCTCTACTCCATACG ACTGACGCTGACGCTGTCGTGTCCCATGGACCTGAAGAACTTCCCCATGGACGTCCAGACCTGCATCATGCAGCTGGAGAGCT TCGGCTACACCATGAACGACCTGATCTTCGAGTGGCAGGAAAACGGGCCGGTCCAGGTGGCAGAGGGCCTTACGCTGCCGCAGTTCATCCTGAAGGACGAGTCGGACCTGAGATACTGCACCAAGCACTACAACAccg GTAAGTTCACCTGCATCGAGGTCCGGTTCCACCTGGAGCGGCAGATGGGTTACTACCTGATCCAGATGTACATCCCGTCCCTTCTCATTGTCATCCTGTCCTGGGTCTCCTTCTGGATCAACATGGACGCCGCGCCGGCCCGTGTGGCGCTCGGCATCACCACCGTGCTCACCATGACGACGCAGAGCTCCGGCTCCAGAACCTCGCTGCCCAAG GTGTCCTATGTAAAGGCCATTGACATCTGGATGGCCGTGTGTCTCCTCTTCGTCTTCTCTGCGCTGCTGGAATACGCCGCCGTAAACTTCGTGTCGAGGCAACACAAGGAGCTGCTGCGCTTCCGGCGCCAACACAAGAGCAAGACCAAG GAAGTGGAGGTCCAGGAGAGCCGGCCGGCGTCCGCGGCTGCGGTGACCTCCACTCCCAGCAGCACCAAGGACACCAAAGTCAATGCCAACAACACCGTGGGAGCTGTCAGcatctcccagaatgcaccTGGAGGAGGAAGGAGCACGGAGGAGATGAGGAAGCTGTTCATCGACCGGGCCAAGAAGATCGACACGGTGTCGAGAGCCGGATTCCCTCTGGCCTTCCTCTTCTTCAACATCTTCTACTGGGTCCTCTACAAGATCCTGAGACACGAAGACGTCCACAAGCCCTGA
- the hpgd gene encoding 15-hydroxyprostaglandin dehydrogenase [NAD(+)] isoform X1 encodes MSLAGKVALVTGGAQGIGRAAVQSLLKSSAKVRFCSKVAVVDLNKTVGEQCQAQLDAEFGEGRSVFIQCDVTHGDALRDAFQRTVDQFGRLDIVINNAGINNEKNWEKTIQVNLTSVIKGTYLALEHMSKEYGKQGGTIINVSSMAAFLHSPHQPVYTATKHGVIGFTRAMADAAAQDDYGVRINVLCPAFVDTPLLHTVEEEDNMGKFVKFKDDFKQSMNKFGVLQPSLIAEGMMRLISDPSLNGAVMKITCAKGIHFHTYEPMSA; translated from the exons ATGTCTCTGGCCGGGAAAGTGGCTCTGGTGACCGGAGGAGCTCAGGGCATCGGAAGGGCAGCGGTCCAGTCTCTGCTGAAGAGCTCGGCCAAGGTTCGGTTCTGTTCCAAG GTGGCCGTGGTGGACCTGAACAAGACGGTGGGGGAGCAGTGCCAGGCCCAGCTGGACGCCGAGTTTGGGGAAGGAAGGAGCGTGTTCATCCAGTGTGACGTCACCCACGGCGACGCTCTGAGAG ACGCCTTCCAGAGGACGGTGGACCAGTTCGGACGCCTGGACATCGTCATCAACAACGCCGGCATCAACAACGAGAAGAACTGGGAGAAAACCATCCAGGTCAACCTG ACCTCAGTGATAAAGGGAACCTACTTGGCCCTGGAGCACATGAGCAAAGAGTACGGCAAGCAAGGAGGCACCATCATCAACGTGTCCTCCATGGCAG CCTTCCTCCACTCCCCCCACCAGCCCGTCTACACGGCCACCAAACACGGAGTGATCGGCTTCACCCGAGCGATGGCG GACGCCGCCGCCCAGGACGACTACGGCGTCCGCATCAACGTCCTGTGTCCCGCCTTCGTCGACACGCCGCTGCTGCACACcgtggaggaggaggacaaCATGGGGAAGTTCGTCAAGTTCAAGGACGACTTCAAGCAGAGCATGAACAAGTTTGGGGTTCTACA GCCGTCGCTCATCGCTGAAGGGATGATGAGGCTCATTTCGGACCCGAGCCTGAACGGCGCCGTGATGAAGATCACCTGCGCCAAGGGAATCCACTTCCACACGTACGAACCCATGTCTGCCTGA
- the hpgd gene encoding 15-hydroxyprostaglandin dehydrogenase [NAD(+)] isoform X2: MSLAGKVALVTGGAQGIGRAAVQSLLKSSAKVAVVDLNKTVGEQCQAQLDAEFGEGRSVFIQCDVTHGDALRDAFQRTVDQFGRLDIVINNAGINNEKNWEKTIQVNLTSVIKGTYLALEHMSKEYGKQGGTIINVSSMAAFLHSPHQPVYTATKHGVIGFTRAMADAAAQDDYGVRINVLCPAFVDTPLLHTVEEEDNMGKFVKFKDDFKQSMNKFGVLQPSLIAEGMMRLISDPSLNGAVMKITCAKGIHFHTYEPMSA, encoded by the exons ATGTCTCTGGCCGGGAAAGTGGCTCTGGTGACCGGAGGAGCTCAGGGCATCGGAAGGGCAGCGGTCCAGTCTCTGCTGAAGAGCTCGGCCAAG GTGGCCGTGGTGGACCTGAACAAGACGGTGGGGGAGCAGTGCCAGGCCCAGCTGGACGCCGAGTTTGGGGAAGGAAGGAGCGTGTTCATCCAGTGTGACGTCACCCACGGCGACGCTCTGAGAG ACGCCTTCCAGAGGACGGTGGACCAGTTCGGACGCCTGGACATCGTCATCAACAACGCCGGCATCAACAACGAGAAGAACTGGGAGAAAACCATCCAGGTCAACCTG ACCTCAGTGATAAAGGGAACCTACTTGGCCCTGGAGCACATGAGCAAAGAGTACGGCAAGCAAGGAGGCACCATCATCAACGTGTCCTCCATGGCAG CCTTCCTCCACTCCCCCCACCAGCCCGTCTACACGGCCACCAAACACGGAGTGATCGGCTTCACCCGAGCGATGGCG GACGCCGCCGCCCAGGACGACTACGGCGTCCGCATCAACGTCCTGTGTCCCGCCTTCGTCGACACGCCGCTGCTGCACACcgtggaggaggaggacaaCATGGGGAAGTTCGTCAAGTTCAAGGACGACTTCAAGCAGAGCATGAACAAGTTTGGGGTTCTACA GCCGTCGCTCATCGCTGAAGGGATGATGAGGCTCATTTCGGACCCGAGCCTGAACGGCGCCGTGATGAAGATCACCTGCGCCAAGGGAATCCACTTCCACACGTACGAACCCATGTCTGCCTGA